TTGGCCTTCGTGACTAAACATTTGATATTTTAACCTCTCTTGCATCCTCTCCTTATGATGTAAGAAATTTTGTTGTCGATGTGTTAAACCTGCTGAAACAAATTTTACCTATGTAACTTCTTTATGGTAAATATGTATCGCCATTCATCATGTAACTTTAGTTTCTTGTTTCTCAGATGTATTAGTTAGGCAGTATCTTTTTTGtttctggttttttttttttaatctttttgctCATTATGAATTGAATGTGAATTTAACGAATGTCCAAGATATTTCTAAATTTGTTGCAGAAGCTGCTCAATCATGCAACATTGTCCTGGACACTTTAGAGTCTGCTTTAACTGATGGCTCTGTGGGGAACTTTCTTACTGATAGTAAGTTACAGGAGATAGTACGCAGGGCGGTTGAGTTACTTCCAGAGCTATGGAAACTGGCTGGGTTTTCCCATGAGGTCATCTTATCTTACCGGAGAGCCCTTCTTGGACACTGGAATCTTGATGCTGTCACCACAGCAAAGATACAAAAGGAATTtgctatttttcttctttatggaGGCTTTGATGCAAGCCCCCCTAACCTTCGTTTTCAAATGGATGGCGCTTTTATTCCTAGGAACAATATAGAAGAGGCTGTTCTTCTGTTAACTATTCTACTGAGAAAGTTTTCTCTGAAGAGAATTGAATGGGACCCATCTATTCTTCATCATCTGACTTTTGCGCTAGCCATATCAGGGCAGTTAGGTTCACTGGCCAATCAGGTAGAAGAATTACTACCTGGTGCCCTAGATAGGAAAACCCAATACTATACTCTTGCTTTGTGTTATTTGGGGGAAAATGATGATCTTACTGCTTTGAATCTACTGAGAAAGCTACTGAGTGCTTCAGAGGATCCAAATTGTGTGAAAGCATTGTTACTTGCTTCTAAAGTTTGTGGTGAGAATATTTCGTGTGCAGAAGATGGTGTTATGTTTGCACGCAGGGCTCTCACCAACTTGCATGGTTGCTGTGGCCAAATTGAAAGTCTAGCTAATTGTTTACTTGGAATTTCTCTTTCAACTCAGGCTAGGTCTTCTAGTTCTGACTCAGAGAGGGTTTTAAGGCAGTCTGAGGCAATTTACTCGCTTGAAAAAGCTGAAAAAGTGGTCCCTGGGAAAGATTATAGGATCTTATATAATCTAAGCTTGGAAAATGCTGAACAAAGAAAGTTGGATTCAGCTCTTCGTTATGCCAAACAGCTCATGCAACTTGAAGCTGGATCAAATATTGAAGGATGGATTCTTTTAGCTCGAATATTGTCTGCACAGAAGCGGTTTGTTGATGCTGAAACTATTATTAATGCTGCTTTGGAACAAACAGGAAAATGGAATCACGGGGTATTGTTGAGGACTAAAGCTAAAATTCAAATCGCACAAGGGCAATTGAAGAATGCAATTGAGACATATACTCATCTTCTTGCAGTAATTCAGTTGAAGACTAAAAGTTTTGGCTTTGGACTAGCAACTTTGAAGGTAAAATaatcttcttcttctaaaatgcTTTTATTATCTGTCACAATGGattattattctttttcttttgttatatatattaatatgtaTTATTCCTTTTTGTTTGTTATATATGATCTTAATTGGTCTAAGGCCAATCCTATGCTTACTCATTGTCCTATGTAGGATCTCAGTCTAAACAACCTTTACTAAATAGAATATGTTAGAAATCTTTTAAGATTGGCATTTACAATAACAAATATGTTTTATGGGCATGTCATATCATATGAGAAAGTTTTTGATTATGTAATATATTTTCTAATTGCTTAGTAGATTTATCTTGCTTCATTGTTGTCATTATCTTCCATCTTATAATTATCATTCAT
This region of Zingiber officinale cultivar Zhangliang chromosome 9A, Zo_v1.1, whole genome shotgun sequence genomic DNA includes:
- the LOC122018756 gene encoding protein NPGR2-like, which translates into the protein MKRRGSFSVLMRNTMNCLCSGEQMQVNEMTQSTEFLSTKDVSVDQYTQQNSEIEQRVDIGNIEEAESSLREGLCLNYEEARALLGRLEYQRGNVEAALRVFDGIDLASVAPKIRSTINKRMEHHKNHTNWDARPMSIHAVGLLLEAVYLKARALQDLGRFKEAAQSCNIVLDTLESALTDGSVGNFLTDSKLQEIVRRAVELLPELWKLAGFSHEVILSYRRALLGHWNLDAVTTAKIQKEFAIFLLYGGFDASPPNLRFQMDGAFIPRNNIEEAVLLLTILLRKFSLKRIEWDPSILHHLTFALAISGQLGSLANQVEELLPGALDRKTQYYTLALCYLGENDDLTALNLLRKLLSASEDPNCVKALLLASKVCGENISCAEDGVMFARRALTNLHGCCGQIESLANCLLGISLSTQARSSSSDSERVLRQSEAIYSLEKAEKVVPGKDYRILYNLSLENAEQRKLDSALRYAKQLMQLEAGSNIEGWILLARILSAQKRFVDAETIINAALEQTGKWNHGVLLRTKAKIQIAQGQLKNAIETYTHLLAVIQLKTKSFGFGLATLKGGKIDRSLELQTWYDLTNVYISMSQWRDAEVCLKNFKAINPYSALAWHATGQLYEAKGLLKEAQGAYAKALDIEPGHVPSLVSTAIVLRDLNDTSLAVIKGFLTDALRLDHANHIAWFNLGLIYKAENPRLALEASECFQAATLLEETAPVEPFR